Proteins encoded by one window of Cupriavidus sp. EM10:
- a CDS encoding TetR/AcrR family transcriptional regulator — protein sequence MPTQAERSASTRQALIDATTTLLIEQGYAAFGEARVCEIAGISRGSLRHQFPEGRYDLLPATVANLLDTEARKLAMLGPMAPRVRLHLMLHTLVHRRQRHTSLAILEVWMASRGDRRLADAVGPLLAQVPVQLFGYDPAVSPDPELLALRLFLHGATLHSFSADYDPDRLAESVQWVIDQLKPCPELAEVMARIAALQR from the coding sequence ATGCCGACCCAAGCCGAACGAAGCGCGTCCACAAGACAGGCGCTGATCGACGCCACCACCACATTACTGATCGAGCAAGGCTATGCCGCCTTCGGCGAGGCCCGCGTCTGCGAGATCGCCGGCATCAGCCGTGGCTCGCTGCGGCACCAGTTTCCGGAAGGGCGCTACGACCTGCTCCCGGCGACGGTGGCGAACCTGCTCGATACCGAGGCCCGCAAGCTGGCGATGCTGGGGCCGATGGCACCGCGCGTGCGGCTGCACCTGATGCTGCACACGCTGGTTCACCGGCGGCAGCGCCATACCTCGCTGGCGATTCTGGAAGTCTGGATGGCTTCGCGCGGTGATCGCCGCCTGGCCGATGCGGTCGGGCCGTTGCTGGCGCAGGTCCCGGTCCAGCTGTTCGGCTACGACCCTGCCGTGTCGCCCGATCCCGAATTGCTGGCGCTGCGACTGTTCCTGCACGGCGCCACGCTGCACAGTTTTTCAGCGGATTACGACCCCGACAGGCTGGCGGAATCGGTCCAATGGGTGATCGACCAGCTCAAGCCATGCCCGGAACTGGCCGAGGTCATGGCGCGCATCGCCGCGTTGCAGCGGTAG